A segment of the Vicugna pacos unplaced genomic scaffold, VicPac4 scaffold_13, whole genome shotgun sequence genome:
aaattctttttagactttgtctgaagaatccttgattaaaaggccatgttacatacattgtgtctctgaaccagatgaagataatgattttcattctctgacatttccaagaaaactctggaaaatggctaggagtgtccaatataaatccatctggagagatgataatggaacttccatagtgattgatgaagatgtctttaagaaggaagttatggaaagaaaggcccctttcagaatatttgaaactggaagaatgaaaagtttacttagacagcttaaccgttatgggtttagtaaagtgtggcagaattttcaaagatcggcatttctagcagactttctggcagtagaaaaagaagtctctgttttaagcaaggtattcagaaactttagtttcCATTTCacaacttatatataaaattttattttgtacatcaatctatgttaatataaatgtaaagcaagattttgaaaattgtataaaactattaaggctaaaatcctttatttattctaaaaaatgaggacagtggcttaagtattcacattaaaagaaactttgcttgcaactatgaattttactcaaaatctaaataaaggtattaaagctgcttttcaaaagtggcattcaccattactgcaaatgcaagtttcttaaatttgatgactataatatttaaatgtgtattttccaaataaggaacttcaaaatattgtcagcaattttcatattttgatgatattatcttcgcatagtaaacgtgaaatctgaggttttataggttaggcttattatagtgatgtattttggtataaattactactgaaatctttctactttggttgtagctgcagttctatcataatccaaatgttaaacaaggctgtcctcagcttttagtgagaataaaaagaagagttgtgattaaaaatgcctctctggtatcttcaatggctgaagatttcagcaagaagcactataaagcagtgggtaatgtggataatcataattctgattttgtgcgtgacactagtggagacagtgcatttttaccttctgtaaatttaaacatgcctctaataagaaagccctctatcagccacataattggtgacacAACAACACCGATCAGagttgatttttctcctccatcatcaatgtcagttagaccaccagaacaaattgcagtgaatcaacgtgctattttaaatcagttgaccactgtacacgggcactctcaaagcagctacattgaagcaaatagccgTGTTGTAAACTTCATTACAACtgcaatttctacttctcagtacagcatcttgtatcccatacagaggaattattttggacacatgttggaaccttctatttttccaaatagaaatcacaacatatctgtcaatgaaggtcgtttttcgaaacttcaaccagggagcaacccacggttttcTGTGCCATTGattgctgatacatcagctaactctctttcaaggccaactcatcagacatcttcagtttatgaacgtcatcctagtcacaactgatctaccagaggactatcagattatgcaggataacaaagattaaaattgatcttggacaaatatctgcaattttcttatttgaaaaataaacatagttgtgtaactctatttaccttatttttttaaatagtgttaagagataaatgggagactaagttacaatttaaagataaaaagagctacttgattgatatgatcatttaatggaacaatatggtagttaatttaaaaaatttcttgtaaggaagaagagaaaatggaagaatttggaggaagactatatcatggagagagggaaaagtactaagtggcttctggttcatcctggaaagtattaaaagtgttaagttacgATTGGGTGGAAGGAGATAAATTCAGAAACCAGCCCAGTTATCATGGTCTccattatgtcatccctggaatcataaatgtcacatgatttagtctcagatggcacattcagcatgtggttgaatATAAGAAGAAactttatctattgtcttctttgttctgttctcaaagcattccgattgttgctttcatttcctgccctcaagagtctacactgtattttcagtcgatactttattttgcttttatgttccatccaaagacaagcttacgtcctcagggtggctcttAA
Coding sequences within it:
- the LOC140692567 gene encoding heat shock transcription factor, Y-linked-like, with translation MARSVQYKSIWRDDNGTSIVIDEDVFKKEVMERKAPFRIFETGRMKSLLRQLNRYGFSKVWQNFQRSAFLADFLAVEKEVSVLSKLQFYHNPNVKQGCPQLLVRIKRRVVIKNASLVSSMAEDFSKKHYKAVGNVDNHNSDFVRDTSGDSAFLPSVNLNMPLIRKPSISHIIGDTTTPIRVDFSPPSSMSVRPPEQIAVNQRAILNQLTTVHGHSQSSYIEANSRVVNFITTAISTSQYSILYPIQRNYFGHMLEPSIFPNRNHNISVNEGRFSKLQPGSNPRFSVPLIADTSANSLSRPTHQTSSVYERHPSHN